The following DNA comes from Triticum aestivum cultivar Chinese Spring chromosome 3D, IWGSC CS RefSeq v2.1, whole genome shotgun sequence.
TTCCGGCAGCTGAAGACCAAGTTCCAATGCCAGGCACAGGTGTCCGTGTCTCGGGCGTTTGACAGCAGCAAGGACCTGCGGGGGCTGCTGAAACTCGTGTTTCAGCAGATTTTGAAGGTGAATGATGAAGGCATCGAGATGGAGAAACTCGATTCCGTGGGTAACATCGACGAAATGGATGTGAATGTGCTGACCAACAAGCTCAAGGAACATCTCGAGGGCAAGAGGTAAACATGCTTTTGAAATAATCTATATCACTTTTTTTACCTATTCTGAATAGAGAGATCAGGAGGAAAAAATTACCCAGTATCTAGAACAAGAGATTGGGTATTTCTAGCTTTTCTTTCTTCAAAAAAAGAATCTCTctttttttcccgcaaaaaaaatcccCTTTTTGCGGGGGTCAAAAAAATCTTATATGTTAGCAGAAAAAAAGTATCCGTTCATTGATGCAATTTCAACATCAACATATATAGTCTACAGGGAAGTGTTGAGCATTATGTTCATGCATTACTTTCATATATCCAAGGTTAGCACGATTGATAGGTATTAATAATGCGTCCTATGTTATCAAATAAATATATCATACCTGTTAGATCTAAATACGTATACCTGAGCATATCAGTTATATACATATAATGGCACCTCAACCGATCATATGTTAGATCTACATAATTGTACCTAAATAGATCAAACTGGTGGTTTCTCCTATCTACATAACACAATCGATAGATCACTATAGTTGCTCTCAAACAGATTTGACATGAAAAATATTTTTCAAGTGCACATATTATTAGTTGAACTATAAATGCTTAGTACTAAACACATCCTACACAGTAGATCTTCATGTTAAAAAATCACATATGATAAACCATAAAAGCTGCACCTACACAACTCGAGACAATAAATAGATTCCAATCATATTGTGGTGCAGTCTAGAATGTACCCCCTGACCTCGACGCACGCAGGGGAAGCAATGGCTTCGGTTGTTGATGATGTCATAGATCTCACGGGGCGCGGCAAGGTGGATCACTCATAGGGCCGATGTGCACTCAGCAACCCGTTGTCGAACTCATGTTGGAGTAGTAGAAGGTACAATGAGCCATGGACTCAACGTTTCTGGGCCTGGCCCTGCGTTGGTCGGTGCCCTTGACCCCTGTGTGGTGGCTGGGAGGGAATGTGAGACGTTGTGCTGGCAGGAGGGTGGTCGATGATCGTGGAGATTCGTGAATGGGGGATGGGTCCTCCGGCCGAAGGGGCGGTGCGGGAGCACAAGGAGGGTAGCCGAGAAGCGTGGCGCCTTGGGGGAGGGGTAGACCTGACGGTAGGTAGCGCAGGATGAAGGCGGCTCGTCAGGGGTGTTGCTAGGAGAGCGCTGCAACGGAGGGGGTGGTTGCTGGAGCTGAGGCGTGTCGACGCTGCTAACGGTGGGTGGTGGCAGCGCCATTTGGGTTGTGTCAGGGAAGGAGATGGGGTGTACAAGGGAATGGGTGGTAGTAATTTGTTGTACTACATGGAAGTGGTCAAAGTTTAGATAACTTAACAATCCCTAAAAAGAAAATGTACTCTTAAGACGTGAGTAAGTATAAAGTACTCCCTTTGTTCACAATATAAGATGGtttggatattttaatatggaTTACATAGAAACTGAAATGAGTAAACAAACACATTAAAATGTAGAGCACGTCATATTTGGAACAGAGGGAATATTACGTTACAACTACTCGTGACTTAGAATTTCAATGATGAAACCAGGTACCTCATTGTGCTCGACGATGTATGGACAGTAGCTGTGTGGGCTGCAATCCGGTCCAAATTGCCAGAAAGCACATGCGGCAGCATAATTATTGTGACAACTCGGATAGATAGTGTGGCGCAAGCATGCAGTGGAGCAAGTGTATGTGAAGACCACATATACCATATGAAGCCACTCAGCTGCGAGGACTCGAAGAAGTTGTTTCTAAGGAGAGTATTTGGCTTTGAGGAATGCTCTTTCCCAAGGGAGCTGGAAGATGAACTTCACTATGTTTTGAAAAAATGCAGCGGGCATCCGTTGGCCATTGTTAGCATTGGAAGTCTTTTGGCAAACTATAGAAGTCCAGATAGCAAAGGTACATGGGAATACATTCGTAGATCAATGGGTTCTCATATACATATACTGAACGACCCAACCCCTGACGGATTGAGGAAGATCATCACCGTTAGCTTTCACCACCTGCCTCGTGACCTCAAGCGTTGCATGATGTATCTTTGCATTTTCCCGGAGAATTATCTGATCAGCAAAAACCGGCTCTTGAAAAGATGGATTGCAGAAGGATTGATACCTGAGAAGCAGGGGCTTACTTTGATGGAGACTGCCGAGTCCTACTACAATGAGCTAGTGAATAGGGGCATGATTGATCAAGCTGGCTGCATAGTTACCTACTGTAATAGGATGGATATGTGTCGGGTGCATGACATTATGCTTGAGGTTATGGCGTCCAAATCCCTAGAACTTAACTTTGTTAGCTTGGTAGGCATTCAGTATGAAGCAATGTCATATGATATTGTTCGTCGTCTTTCCATTCACGGCGCAGATGGGGCGAATGGCATTGAGGGGATGAATGTGCAGCATGTCCGATCACTGAGCACATTTCAGTCTGAAGGCCACAAGTTGTTGCTAGATCAACTAGGAAAGTTCAAGCTGCTGAGGGTACTTGATCTGGAAGACTGTAAGGACCTAAAAAACAAGCATTTAAGGTACATATGCAAGATGTACCTTCTTAAGTTCTTGAGCTTGAGGGGTACAGATATCAGTATGATGCCTCGTGAAGTCTGTGATCTAGAGCATTTGCAAACACTTGATGTCGGTGACACTCTCCTCGGCACGCTTCCCAACACTATGACAAAGCTGATCAAACTTGAGCAGCTGATGTTCTCCAACAGAGAAAGGCTGTTGACCCTATGGATACTTCCCAAAGGAATCTCAAAGATGAAGGCATTGCGTGAGGTGAGTAGAGTAGCCATCGAAAATGTTGAGGTTGCCATAGAGATCGGTGATCTACAACAACTAGAACTGATATTTGTTTATGTCAACAAAAGTTCCAAGCAGAGCAAGGATATTATACGAGAGCTAAACCTCTCCCTAAGCAAGACAGCATACCTTCAGTGGCTCCACGTGGGAGAACTGCGAGATGTCCACACCAACAACATGGACAATCATCCCCTGGACCTCGACATGCCATCACAGCTTCTGCGGTACCTTGGCTTTGGTGGATTTATTCCTCGGATTCCTGACTGGGTCGGTTCACTTGCATTTCTTGCCGAGTTCACTATTTCAAGCACAAAACTTGCTGGCAACCAACCATTTGAGGTCCTTTGTAAAGCTCGAAACCTGAATCACATCACATTTCAGATGGATTTTTACATTGACAAAGATCTGGTTGCACGGAGTGCCCACAAGTTTTCTGCGCTCAAGAGCGTAAGAGTCATCTCAGCTGCTGAAACTCCCGAAATGTTCAGTTTTGAGGAAGATTCCATGACACAGCTCGAGATACTTGAGGTGGACTTCGGAGACTGGCAGAAGAGCATTATTGGGATCGAGCACTTGACGAACCTTAAACAGGTGCGACTCAGTGGTAGCAGCAATAATGCTTCACTGATGGAAGTAGCAGAAAAGCTGAAAGAAGAGAGTGATAGACGAGGCAAGTCCGACGACTACAATCAGCGCCCCTTCACGGTTGGAGTGAGATACAACTAATCGCTCTCTCCTCCATTCTTCCTGCACGTGAGATGGTCTTGTTGGGTTTGTTTGCTGTGTTGTGTTAGTcgatttgctgctgctgctcttgaaGCAGGTGGGGCGCATGAATTGTCCCTGTATCatcttttttgtgtgtgttgttgttgTATGTTGTCGTGTAATGCTGGAGTCCCAGCCTGATAGAATTTTTATGTTTCGTTGAAGTATTGTAATAAAGCATAACAATCCGTGATTGTCATTTGTGAATTCGGACATGGACGAAAACTACTTTGCCTGTGTATTCTCACTGTCAGTTGTTAATTGTGTTCATTCTTTGGGTGGAGTGCTTAATTTCCACAGTTTTCGTAGAGGAATACTAATTTGCCCAAGTATTCTCACTGTTAGTTGTTGATTGTATTCGTTCCATACGTATTTCCTCAGTAATACATTAAACGTGGCGCATGCTGGTATCATTTCTattgtcttctccttctgattTCGCAAATACATTGTCCCTGTATCATCTTTTTtgcgtgtgttgttgttgtttgttgtcgtGTAATGCTGGAGTCCCAGCCTGATAGAATTTTTATGTTTCGTTGAAGTATTGTAATAAAGCATAACAATCCGTGATTGTCATTCATGAATTTGGACATGGACGAGTACGACTTTGCCTATGTATTCTCATTGTCAATTCTTAATTGTGTTCATTCTTTGGGTGGACTGCTTAATTTCCAGAGTTGAGtcccgcttcggtacaaccccccttGACAAAATGTATAAAGGCAGTATGGTCTTTTAAGAGAAACGTATACCCACCTCCGTATGGGTCTTCTTTTGGGATGTTTGCACATCCCCGCCTCCCCTCCGTCATGGGCTGGCCCATTTTACAATTTTCTTTTGCTACACTTTTTTTCTATTGGGATTCGAACACAAAACCTCAAGGTCGACAAGCATTCGTACTAACCAACTGGGAAGCCTATGTTTCATGTAACAATGTACTTATGTTTTCTTACTTGTTTGTTACTGGtcggttttttatttgtttttccttttttcggtTTTAGTTTCTTTTTTCTGTTTAGTCAAATTCATGAATTTACAAATCCGTGcacttttttcatttttcttttccttttccaatCTGTCTGAACATTTTTGttccaaatttcatgaactttttgaaAAACTCATGTTTTTTAAAAGAATCATTAGATTTttaaaatctgtgaacttttttgtCAAACtcgatgaaaattttcaaatttgtgCTTTTTTTCTCCAATTGATGAGGCTATTTTTTAAAAATTGATAAACTTTTTCAACTTTGAACTCATTTTCAGTattgatgaattttttttccaAATCTATGACCTTTTTTTTGTTTCCcagtgaatttttttgaattttttgtgaaCTTACATTATTTCCTGTTTTTCCCTACCAgactaacagaaaaaaaatcaggaTCGTGCGAGCAAGAGAGGCAAGCAAGCGGGCGAGCAAGCGAGTTGTGAGCACCTCGTTTTTCAACATTCGTCAAAATGACCTCTTTTTTTCATCACCTTGTATCACTAATTCAtgccaccatgccaagttgtttctGTTTTTGGCAAGTTTCATATTTGTTGGGGTTCTCTTGTTGAAAAAATGCTGATAAATGACCGAACGTGTCACAACGTGCAAACGGATTCGGAATTCGTTTGGACcaggcatggatgcctaccatgggcacgCACCCTTGCtggcaaaagttggggtcatttctCACTTGTTCAAAAAAACATGTTAGACATAGGGTGTTCGGGTAGGCCAGAAGGGTCTGTTTGTGAACACCTGGTTTTTCACATCCGTCAGATGGTGCCAATTTTATTTCCATCACCTTGCATCACCAATTCATGCCATCATGCCAAGTTGTTTTCGTTTTGACAAGTTTAGTATTTTTtgagttttctcggtgaaaaaaGGTCAATAAATGGCCGGATCAGTCGCAACGTGCAAACGGTGCCCGGATTCATTCAAACTAGGCATGAATTCCTACCAAGGGCACACACCCTTGGTGGCAAAATTTGGGGTCACTCCTCACATGTCCAACAAAAAACCATGTTAGACCAGGGGTGTTTGCATAGGCCAGAAGGGTCAGTTTGTGAACACCTGGTTTTTTACATCGTAAATTGGCCCCATTTTTTTTCAGCACCTTGTATCACCAATTCATGCCACCATGTCAGGTTGTTTCCGTTTTCGCCAAGTTTtgtattttctggagttttctcggtgaaaaagGCCGATAAATGGCCAAATGTGTCGCAATGTGCAAACGGTGTCCGAATTCATTCAAACCGGGCATGAATGCCTACTATGGGCACAAACCCTTGGTGGCAAATTTAGGGTCATTCCTCTCATATACAACAAAAACCATGTTAGCCAAGGGTGTTCGAGTGGCCAGAAGGCTCCGTTTCTGAACACCTGGTATTTTCCATCACCTTGTATCACCAATTCATGTCATCATGTCAGGCTGTTTTCGTTTTCGACAAGTTTTGTATTTTCTGAAGTTTTCTCAGTGAAAAAAGGTCGATAAATGACCAGACATGTTGCAACGTGCAAACGGTGTCCGAATTCATTCAAATCAGATATgtatgcctaccatgggcatgcacCCTTGGTGGCAAAAGTGGGGGTCATTCTCACATGTACAAAAAAAATCATGTTAGACACACGGTGTTCGGGTCTATTTGTGAACACCTCGTTTTTCGACATCCGTCAAATGCACTATTTTTTCCATCACCTTGTATCACCATTTCATGCCACCATGGTACTTCCGCAGGACAAGTTTTTAATATTTTTCAGTTATATCGGTGAATAAGAGTGTGCCGACAGTATCGTACGTCGTTCGAATCAGGCATGGATGCCTATTATGTCCATGTCAGGCTATTGCAAAAAGCCATTCGAATCAGGCATGGGTCAGTTATTCATAGTGCAAAAAAACACCAGTTAAGGGTAGGATGCCGGACTAGCCCAGACGGCTGCATCAGTGAGCATCCTTTTGTTATTTCAAATATGAAATTGTCATAATTACGAACCAACATGAACATATCTTTATGTTCGAACCATTTATTTTTAATTTGGCAATAATTTTGGAATTTCAAATTATTTATGAAAATGTTAAAAACAATAACAATTTGATAAAATTGCTAAAAAAATCCCAACACTTGTTGAAAATTGTGAACGAAAAAATAACTAAActcaagaaaaaaaagaaaaaagaaaaaaaagaaatagatAAGGTCGACAGCCATGGCCCAACACGCCGTTGGGGCCTGTTGGGCGAGCCCAAGCATGCCACGTCGATTTGACAGAAGGAATAAAAATGGAACCTATACACAGCAGGTAGGTTGTCCCGCTTGGTTGCTGTGCTATGCATTAGAATGGGAGGTTTTGAAAAGGGAAGGGAGCCACTCCCATTGGCTGGGTGGACTCTGATCAAAACTCAAAGATGGGGAATACAGAGACAGTTAAGTGAAGAGGAAAGAACCGAGCACACGCAGTAGTGGTTTTTTGGTCCAGTTCCCCACAACGCTGGgagcctttcttttctttctatttgtATTAAAGAAGAGTGGCTTGGCTTCACACTGCCCTCCCCATCCTTTTCAACATGTTGACAACCCAACAGTAGCATAGGACATGCATTGCTGCACACCTATACCACGCACCATCAGCTAATACTCTGCTCATGGCTACGCTCACTCTATAGATTAGACACCTAGCAGCAGCTGTAGCCTGTAGGTGTGGTGAGGCCATTGCTATGACTTGTGCTTACACAATTTGCATCGAGTCAGTCTTACAAACATTATTAACACACACAAATGCACACTCATCAGTTTGTACAAGTTTAAAATCATCATGCAACCACTTGGAGTCGGACTTTTAGAGTTCAAAGCGTTGTACACAGGTCGTGCTCCGGCTACGTTGttactctccctttttcttcttttccttttggTGAGACTGTTGGTGGAATGCATAATAAACTAATGATACAGAAACCTTCCTGTTCTCTGCGACTCCAGGATGGCTGCAAGATTCCACGCTCCCGATGATGGTTGTTGTTTTACCAGCCAAGACGTCCAAGATGATTTCTGCTCCTGCAATTCcgacgatgacgatggcgatgcTTGATGATCCACCGATGCTGCTGGTTTATTTGTTCAGCTCTCTTAGTGCTGTCGCTCCTATTGCTCTTTCTTTCTTCCACTGTGTTTCTTTCAATCTTTCGTCGTCCTCTTCAAGGGTGCTGTTTCTTTCAATCTGCTAGTCCATAGTTTCTgtctttttctatttatttatttttttttgaaaaaagaggTTAAGACCCCCGGCATCTGCATCTTTATTTATTATTCAACATAGGTCtaacaagaacatacatcaagccaTCCGAAGCCATAACTCACACCTACAAAACCCGATAATatggagtgctctcactcccccTATTTAAAACCGGTGTCGTCGCCGATCCATCCACATGATGTATCGGAACGCACAACCGGTGTAGCAGACCTAAAGCGTACACCACATTCACACGTTTTAGACGCCACCATCATCATCGAACCGCTGACCTATCTTCAGGAGAGTGATCTGCATCATCCTTGCCAGTTCGTCCATCCGTCgatgccaccacggcgcccaacggcgccACCACCCCGCGCTCGTCTGTCCAGACGCGAAGCTTCTGGAAAATCTGTCGTGCGTAACACCTACCGACCAGGCATGACTTAACATCTCCACcgaaagctccgtgcaagacgaagccgctccacctcctgcctctgtcttcgagcgctgctccacaaacgatgctcccaagagaccgtcatcgtccgatctggaagactAGATCCTAGGGTTTCGCCCGTAGCAGCACGAATGGGTCGACAGTCGTTGCGATGCACCGCCGACCAGTCAACCATGGCCATATACCCCTTCTGATCCGCCCTCCCCACAAAGCCACCGTAGCAACGCCGAACCGCCGGAAAAGACGAAGACCGAAGGGAGATCTCGCGCCATCGGTCCCACCAGATCGCGGGGCTGTAGCCTAGATCCCCGCGTCCCCATCACCGGCGGCGCCCGGGCTTAGCCGGGGCATGTCTCTGGGGACGACGAGAtggaggaaaggggggaggggacaGCGGCCGGGGCGCTGTGGTTGGCCCTCTGATCGCCCTGGAGGGAGCGATACGAGGGAGCCCTCTGCTGAAGAACAAGGGAGCGATAAGGGGCTCAGTACGTCCTGGCAGTCCTAACAGCCTAACTGACAAGCCATCAATTATTTCTGACATCGTCTTGCTACCTGTAGGCTCTGTTGTATCACTCTGCTCTCATGAAATCTCGCAGTTACTACTTAGGCTGTGTTATATATGCCCCTATTTCTCAATCTGGGCTAGGCTGGACCGCTGGAGCATGACACATGATGAAATTGCAAGTGCAAGACGAGTCCTCAAATTGGCATGCCGTTTTTGCAGAAACGAACATTTCTGGTATGATCCTTCTTTTCTTCTCAGAAACATGCAGACTTGTGTGAAATGCAGTGTCGATAATGATACATGTGTAATATTTAAGGCACAAACGTTTTTTGAGCCGTGCTTCATATTCGAACCGCTCACGTGGAACCTTACCATCACTACTTAGGCTCCTAAAATTTCTCTCATGTTTGTTCAGCCCACTTACATACACCTGCATGTGGCTGTCAACTGACGATGCGTATTTTACTCTTACAGTCTCTCTTCTCTTCTGTTTTGTTGCTAGCCTCTAACAGAGGAGATAAGCTGCGCTGATGATGTGTTTCTAGTTGATGACGATCTCTTCTCCGTTCCATTATTTGCTTCTTCCTCCACCTTGATTGACACCAGCTGCATGCTCGCCTTGGAGTCTCCTTCGTGTTCCACTGCTGCTGCATTCAAGTACCTCTTGGATCAAATCTCCCTCCTCCATTTGTGTACTCGTCCAAGTTTTGGTTTCTCAAGATGTTAGTCTCTTTCTGTTAGTCATTGCAAGTTTCACTGGATGGCGACGACGATGATATATGATGGTATAGCCCTCTTTTACCTTGCCTATTATTCCTCCTTCGCTTCTACAACTCCAGCTTCTGACACCATGTTGGTACCGCTCCAACCTCCTTCAATTTGTTTGGTTCCATGTGATTCCTCGCAAAGTTTGTCAGATATTTGTGCACGCACAACTGTCTCTCTGGATGTGTTCAAGAGGTTATGTTTGTGCTACTGAACAACAGTTGAACAGAATAATGCACATTTTTTATGACTTGCATTTGATTTAAGGATTGTCTTATAGTGTAAAGTTTCTCAGGCTGCATCCTGCTTACATCTGTGGTCCTCTGCTTTGATTTTTCGCTTGACATTGCTTTTATTTCTAATAATAATCCATTTCGCAGCAGAAAATAAACATACGGCTTGTTTCTTAAAGATAAAGTCCTACGTACTTGAGTGTTCACTTTTCAGAACGGTGGCATTTTAAAATGTCAGAAATGTTGATATATAGGACCAACTGGCTGCAGCAACCCTGCTTTATAGATGACATTTAGCGCGGAACTTCTCGATCTGAAGTGAATCAATATCCAATCGTCGTGTCCTGCGAGGGGCACTGAATAATTTCGAGTGGAGATGGAAGCCATGGGTTCACGGTGCGTTAACAGTCGACAGTCGAAGCACCTCCAACGCATGAAGTGATCATCCACATAGACATAACTGGTCGGTTGAGCAAAGAAACAACCCCTTCTCTTTTTGTAGTTACCATCATACATGTTCTTCATGTATATACAAGTGCAGTTTCTGATGTTGTTTTCAGCTTGCGAGCACGTCATACATTTGCCGATGAAATGAACTAATGCACATGCTCTGTATATGCATTTCAGATGTAAACAAGACGACGTCCAACCGACTTGTGGCATATCGCACCATTTGAGTTCAGTTCTGAATTGTGGAACATGCATTGGACTACACCACACAAGATGCTGCTTCTAGTTATGCTGCATATATCGTTATGCCGCAATCAACCATCGCATTCAGCTTTCCGGTTATGTTTTCCGCTCATATGCATCCCCGAGCCTTGGCGAAGGAGCAAATCTACAACCTGGTCTCCAGATCTATGATCGAGCATGCAAGATGACAATCAATTCTTCGGACATACCATGGAATGGAATGGATGATCTACCTGAGGCACAGACGTGCAAATCTGAAGAC
Coding sequences within:
- the LOC123073865 gene encoding disease resistance protein Pik-2; protein product: MEGAAQSIVSNVGQLVAKEFWLLRGIGGEVIELRDELATMNALLMQSEDDEREVVDHVVREWMKQVRELACDADDCVDLYIFRIKRRPSDGFFVKSRRLLTTLYPRRLLAGDIRALRSRAIAISERHARYSSSRTVQDPYLSSHAPAPAVTGQSTQRLRPGRADANDPDEFVGVEELNTLINMVEGEKDDGQLNVFSIVGFGGLGKTTLAFEVFRQLKTKFQCQAQVSVSRAFDSSKDLRGLLKLVFQQILKVNDEGIEMEKLDSVGNIDEMDVNVLTNKLKEHLEGKRYLIVLDDVWTVAVWAAIRSKLPESTCGSIIIVTTRIDSVAQACSGASVCEDHIYHMKPLSCEDSKKLFLRRVFGFEECSFPRELEDELHYVLKKCSGHPLAIVSIGSLLANYRSPDSKGTWEYIRRSMGSHIHILNDPTPDGLRKIITVSFHHLPRDLKRCMMYLCIFPENYLISKNRLLKRWIAEGLIPEKQGLTLMETAESYYNELVNRGMIDQAGCIVTYCNRMDMCRVHDIMLEVMASKSLELNFVSLVGIQYEAMSYDIVRRLSIHGADGANGIEGMNVQHVRSLSTFQSEGHKLLLDQLGKFKLLRVLDLEDCKDLKNKHLRYICKMYLLKFLSLRGTDISMMPREVCDLEHLQTLDVGDTLLGTLPNTMTKLIKLEQLMFSNRERLLTLWILPKGISKMKALREVSRVAIENVEVAIEIGDLQQLELIFVYVNKSSKQSKDIIRELNLSLSKTAYLQWLHVGELRDVHTNNMDNHPLDLDMPSQLLRYLGFGGFIPRIPDWVGSLAFLAEFTISSTKLAGNQPFEVLCKARNLNHITFQMDFYIDKDLVARSAHKFSALKSVRVISAAETPEMFSFEEDSMTQLEILEVDFGDWQKSIIGIEHLTNLKQVRLSGSSNNASLMEVAEKLKEESDRRGKSDDYNQRPFTVGVRYN